The Ketogulonicigenium robustum nucleotide sequence CGACCCGCGCAACTCCGGTTTATAGCAACCGGGCAAGACAGGATCCCTCATGAAGCTTGGCGACATCCTTCAGCCGAACGCCGTAAAGGTGCTTGTTGGCTCGAACACCAAAAAGCGCCTTTTTCAGGACTTGGGTGAGCTGGCAGAAGCCTGCTACGGCCTTGATACCGAACAGGTCGTGACAGCCCTGCTGGAACGCGAAAGCCTGGGACCCACTGGTGTGGGCCACGGCGTTGCGTTGCCGCACGCCCGGATGGAGGGGATAGACAGCGTTCAAGGCATGTTCATCCGCCTTGAAAAGCCGATGGACTTCGAAGCGATCGACCGTCAGCCGGTGGATCTGGTCTTTGCATTGCTGGCCCCCGCCCACGCGGGGGTCGACCACCTGAAGGCACTGGCGCTGGTGTCGCGCACCATGCGCGACCAGAATGTGCTGTCGAAGCTGCGGTCCAATTCCGATCCGGCAACGCTGCACACCATTTTGACAGACGCGCCAGCTACACAGTTGGCTTAAGCGCAGCCTTCACCGCTGCATGGCGGCGGTGAAGCCACGGCTCGTTGATGAACGTGCCAAAGGGGAACAGACTGAACACAAAGGTGCGCAGAACCCCGCCAAC carries:
- a CDS encoding PTS sugar transporter subunit IIA; amino-acid sequence: MKLGDILQPNAVKVLVGSNTKKRLFQDLGELAEACYGLDTEQVVTALLERESLGPTGVGHGVALPHARMEGIDSVQGMFIRLEKPMDFEAIDRQPVDLVFALLAPAHAGVDHLKALALVSRTMRDQNVLSKLRSNSDPATLHTILTDAPATQLA